In Clostridium sp. SY8519, one genomic interval encodes:
- the rpsF gene encoding 30S ribosomal protein S6, whose amino-acid sequence MSKYELALIVNARIEDDARAAVVDKAKGYIERFGGTVTEVEDWGKKKLAYEIQKMSEGYYYFIQFDADETVPAQLEQNVRIMDNVLRFLCVKKDEA is encoded by the coding sequence ATGAGCAAATATGAATTAGCACTGATTGTGAATGCCAGAATCGAAGACGACGCCAGAGCTGCAGTTGTCGACAAAGCGAAAGGTTACATCGAGCGTTTCGGTGGAACTGTGACAGAAGTTGAGGACTGGGGAAAGAAGAAACTGGCTTATGAGATTCAGAAGATGAGCGAAGGATATTATTACTTCATCCAGTTCGATGCTGACGAGACTGTTCCGGCTCAGTTAGAACAGAATGTTCGTATTATGGACAACGTGCTCAGATTTTTATGCGTTAAGAAAGACGAGGCATAA
- a CDS encoding single-stranded DNA-binding protein, with product MNKVILMGRLTRDPEVRYSQGENATQIARYTLAVDRRFKRQGDSQTADFIGCVAFGRQAEFAEKYLRKGIKIAITGRIQTGSYTNRDGNKVYTTDVIVEEQEFAESKAASAEHAASYRQNAGAEAPAPGEAVGDGFMNIPDGIDEELPFN from the coding sequence ATGAACAAAGTCATTTTAATGGGACGTTTGACCAGAGACCCTGAAGTGAGATATTCACAGGGTGAGAACGCCACACAGATTGCAAGATATACACTGGCTGTAGACCGCAGATTCAAGCGTCAGGGAGATTCCCAGACCGCGGATTTCATCGGCTGCGTGGCTTTCGGCCGCCAGGCGGAGTTTGCGGAGAAGTATCTGCGCAAAGGGATCAAGATCGCCATTACAGGCAGAATCCAGACCGGCAGTTATACCAACCGTGACGGCAATAAAGTGTATACCACAGATGTGATCGTGGAAGAACAGGAATTTGCTGAGAGCAAGGCAGCAAGTGCGGAACACGCGGCATCCTATCGGCAGAATGCAGGCGCGGAAGCACCGGCTCCGGGCGAGGCAGTAGGAGACGGCTTCATGAATATTCCGGACGGAATCGATGAGGAGCTGCCGTTTAATTAA
- the rpsR gene encoding 30S ribosomal protein S18, producing the protein MAYNKEGKSGSYRRGGNRRRRKVCVFCGKDNVIDYKDTAKLKRYISERGKILPRRVTGNCAKHQRAITVAIKRARHIALMPYVQD; encoded by the coding sequence ATGGCTTACAATAAAGAAGGCAAAAGCGGCTCTTACAGAAGAGGCGGCAATCGCAGAAGAAGAAAAGTATGTGTATTCTGCGGCAAAGATAATGTAATCGATTACAAGGATACAGCCAAGCTGAAGAGATACATCTCTGAGCGTGGCAAGATCCTGCCGAGAAGAGTAACCGGCAACTGTGCAAAACATCAGCGTGCTATCACGGTAGCAATTAAACGTGCCCGTCACATCGCCCTGATGCCATACGTACAGGACTAA